One Phyllopteryx taeniolatus isolate TA_2022b chromosome 3, UOR_Ptae_1.2, whole genome shotgun sequence genomic window, TTGTagaattggaggacaatttaggcatcaacatttttggaaaaacgtaccatttattttttgatgtgtTTTCAGGAAAAACAGGTACAAAAAATAAACGGTCAAATAATTTCTCTGACacctgaaaatgttcaaaagtaTTTCTGAATTAACccttcaaaattaaataaagttacaatttaaattaaatactaATGTAATTGTGGTGTTACTCTAGTTATTATAAAAGGGTTGCAAGTAACAGGGTTCCAAATCAAAGCTAATGTtcgagtttgtttgttttttaatcaagttTACATGCTAGCTATGTTAGCTACTATGCTAACTGGTCAAGAACAAACTTAGCTatatatcttttaaaaaaaaaaaaagacaaatgaaaatctttcaaaataatgtgtttttCTGGTTTTGTTGGCTTTAGCTGAAAACATGAGAGTGAACTCAGGTCtactatttaaaaatatgtctgGTGTGGTAGACGTGCTAACTGCTAATCCACCGTGTTGCTTGTTTAAAAGCTTTTCAGTCACTCGCAAAgctaaaatataatttaaaagataGCGATCCATGTAAATCCTGTAAAAACATTAATGGACTAAAGCACAGTGGAAATGTGCTCGATCTGTGTTCGGTTCCAGTGCATGTCGTGCGGCCCCGGGGACAGGGGCCGCTGCTTCGGCCCCAACATCTGCTGCGGCGACGGCTTCGGTTGCCTGCTGGGCTCCCCGGAAACCGCTCACTGCCTGGAGGAGAGCTACCTGCTCACCCCATGCCAGGCCGGGGGGAGGCCCTGCGGCTCTGAGGGCGGACGCTGCGCCGCTTCAGGACTCTGCTGTGATGCAGGTATGTCTTTTTAgttcaaaacaatacaataggTATTGGGGCttgaaatattgattgtgaaaaCCCAAAACCCAACATGTCAACAAACAGATATGCCGTATGCTCACacgggccacaacattaggtacaccatgaCAATCTAATACAGAACAAGGAGCCAAAGATCTACAGGTATGATGCAGTAGAACCATTTGATTTCtcctagccaatcagagaagaaTGGCAATGATAATGATAAACGAGTTCAAATTAAAATTTATATGAACTTTTACTTCTTTTCATAgtcttatattattattaatttgtgcgCTTGTATCTGTTTGTATCGGCTGCTACAACGAAATTGTGTTAACTACGCCGCCCTTGAATTGTTTAAGTAGATATTCTAATCGAATCGAAATGTATAAATATTGTAACGttgtatattcatattttttataaatagaATCATAGTTAATGAAatactttcattttaaaaaacataatttgggggagttaaaaaaactaaatctgaaatagaaaaattaaatacaaaatgctcATTGAGTTTTTCAATGTgatgaacattaaatacagaTGTATGTTATGTTAACGTTTGTTTCTTTGGTGCACCAAAAATTTTCATGGGTCAACCTGAGCTGATGCATGTGAAGTCATTTTGAAATTATTGTAGAACAAGTTTCATCATGATTGATTTTTAAACttcaatttgacccacaacaaaacaggagggttaaaaaaaagttacaaaaaagttTAGAGTTAATAATGAAagaatatattttgtattctttaaaTATTAACTATGCAATTGTAATTCAGTGTACAGCTGGACTGCATCATTCTGaaagctgttcctaatatttctGTTATCTTGTTTGGAAACAAAAGGATAAAAATGTCATCAGTGAGCACGATTGTCTTCATAAATGCGGAATTGTtgatgcaagtgtacctaaagttttgtgtgtattttgacatCGGATTGAGTCGTTTTAGCTTCACTTATTGAAAGAAGCTTATTCGTGCAGGGAGAGTGATAAGAAGAGTGAGTGATTGCACTTATTCTACAAAGTACTTGTCCCTCTGCCCCGATTCTAAGAGAGCTGCACCGCAGACCAGTCATGCCCCATGGATGACGAGGCGGACGATCAAGTGGGCCAATACGACGGCGGCGACCCCGGTGACATCATCGTGCGGCTCCTCCATCTGGCCGCTCACGCCTCCCCTCATCGACTCGGTCAGTGAGTTGACGCCGAGGGGCCTTTAGCAGAAATTATTAGCTCCTCATTTGAGCCTCTTGTCTATATGTTTTATATGTATGTAAACAGGGGATGGATACCGACATTCATCCGGTTATCTTGCATGTTGAAATAAAGTTTTGAGGACGTCTAAAAAAGTTGTGTTTCCTGAATCCTTTCGGGAGAAAAACATCCTCCATCCACTCGTTTTCTGCAGCACTTCTCGTTAGGGTTGCGTCACGTGTGAGCCGGGACCAATCCCGGCCGACATCgagcgagaggcgaggtacaccctgatcaccggccaattgcagggcacatatagtgtAGACAAATAACCAGTCacgctcatattcacacctcttTGTTGCTCCACTCCccagcacaatgaatacatatttaagtCCACCAAGTGCATTATTTGATGCAAAACCCAaccaaacatccattttctacagagCAAGCCTCATtgaggtcacaggtgagctggagcctatcctagctgacttcgggcaaaaggctggatacaccctggactggttgcccgccaatcacagggcacatccatccatccatccattttctgagccgcttctcctcactagggtcgcgggcgtgctggagcctatcccagctgtcattgggcagggggggcggggtacacccggaactggttgccagccaatcgcagggcacatagaaacaaacaaccattcgcactcacagtcatgccatgtttttggaatgcgggaggaagccagaataccTGAAGAAAAGCCGAACCATCACCGCTTTGAGCTGAGAATCGAACCCcatacctcagaactgtgagtcagacatGCTAATCACTATCTCACCCGCTGCCACTGTACACTGTATACCACTCACTTATATTAACTGTAGGTGAATAAAACATGAGTATCTCGCTAGTGTCGTGCACTCCTTGGTTGCTCctctcgcatgcacaatgagtACATATTTAAGTCCATCAACTGAGACcaggggagaccatgcaaacgccacacggcAGGACCTGAGTCGATATTCAAATCCACTCCCACACCGTGCTGCCCATCAAAAATCACATTTCCTCGAAAGACTGACTCATCAAAAGCCTTATCACACTGCACCGTTCCACCAAATGCACATTCGCCTTTATCTGCCCGCCATCTTGTGTGTGCCCGTGTTGGTGCGGTAACTATATCAGTGATTATCTCCGACGAGAGGTCACCCATGATCCGTTTGTCACTTTAACAGCAAATCTCGCGCCGTTTTAAACGCACTGCACTCGACTACAGGCACAACAGCGAACAGACTTGTGTATGCATTGAAACACAGAAATGGGGGATTGCAATATTGACCTGCGGTGATTGAATCTCGCTGGGACGAAAGAGTGACATTCTGACACAGCTTATCTCCATTAGTGATCTCATCACCAGAGTAAAGTTCACGCGCATGGACTCAAGCTCATTATCTCGCATACACCTCATATGATGGCTCTTATTGGCGTAAATGGAAATTTACACCAAGCCTGTGCAAGTCATAGATTGTAGACAGAGTATTAATATAATGCTCATTTTAGTCATTGCTTGATTGACAGCATTAGTATTGCTGGTATTAGTAACTTTGCGCTCATTTTAATACAAACAATAAATTATTATCATCTCATCAAGAATTAgtaatgatttttcaaaattggGCTCAtattaattttacaaaataaaaaaaatccagttatattttttcatcacaatattattattaataataaatttaaaagaCTGCTCATTTTATAATTTGAGCATTTAAAAGTTCatatgttcatttaaaaaaatattagataaTTACTATATACATGTTGGTTGATTTGagtgttaataaaaataatagaaaatacataagattttttaaattaaattatgagttttgtaaatatttttccaaaataaagtaaaaaaaagatattttttattACAGGCATTAGTACTGCATTTGTAGTCaaaattatagttttttttaaatatgctttttatttcatttcaactaaataaataaaaaataatttaagacgTATTAGCAATTCATGCTCATTTTAATAAACaagtattgtaaatattattatcAATACAGTACTGGTTTTGATTGACAATTTCATTCCTACTAGATTTTCTAATcattaaaatatcattttaatcattttaatctGTTACATtcactactgaaacactttcACGAACGCAACTAAAATGGCCTCTCACATGAtacatcatttattttatttatttttttactctcatacacactactgaaacactcagaTCAGCGTAGTTGCGCTAACGTGCCATTTAAACACAGCACATTTggcggacaaaaaaaaaaaaaaaaaaaatgtaaaaatttcattaggacacttcattaggtacaggcCAGAACTTCACATTACACGTTTTCGTAACcttattttggttaccttactAAACGCCACGAGAGGGACAGAATATTAGGGACATCCTCCCTGCTTGTGTCTTATCATCTGCAAGTGGCCTGCAGCCTCTGTAATTGGAGACAGCTGAAGTTAATGATTGCGGTGTtccatattgtgtgtgtgtgtgtgtgtgtgtgtgtgtgtgtgtgtgtgtgtgcgtatatataAGACGTGATAACCTTTCGTCTCTCCACCTTCCCTTGCCTGACACCATGTCCTTTTCTGGAAAGTACCAGCTGGAGTCTCAGGAGAACTTTGAGCCTTTCATGAAGGCCATTGGTAAGCTCCTGTCTTGTATTAATTATCTGCATGTTTTGTTCGTCTAAGTCACCAATTATGTTTTAGGTCTTCCTGATGAGCTCATCCAGAAAGGCAAAGATGTCAAGAGTGTCTCCGAGATCGAGGAGAGCAGCAACGACTTTAAGGTGACTGTCACGACCGGCTCCAAGGTCCTCGTCAACTCTTTTACCATCGGACAGGAGGCAGAGCTGGAGACCATCACTGGAGAGAAGGTCAAGGTAAGGCTTGAAAATGGAAGCTGTGGAAGAAACCTATCACAAAATTTGCTCTTGGGTTTTGATTGTTTGGGGTTTTAATTGTGTGGTTGTGGTTTGTGTCCAAGTTTGGCAGATGTTTGGATTTGAGGGCCATTTTCAATGGACAGATGGGCTGGGTCATTTAACCATTGGTAATCAATCAACCAATTGAGATGAGTAAATTTTAGCcttaatacttttattttttttaaaaatctgtttaaTTGGGGTTGAAGCTGAAAAATTGAGGAAGTGCTTGACAGGCCCAACTTTAATTTGCCCAGTAGCCCAAGTGTATATTGAGGTGTTCTTAATATGGCCCTTGTGTATCTAATGAGATGACTGAAAATGCTTGTTTATAATTCCATGTAGCTTTACAATAAGCATTTTTGCTTGTTTCTGAATTTGTTAatttatctttattttcattttgcaatTGGGATAATTAtgtgcactttttaaaatgttttcatcttaAACCGTCTTGGTGGGGTAAGTGGCCTGTCAGCGCAGACATTTGCCCACCCTGTTCCAGTGTGACCAAATGAGCAGTACGTGATTGTGTGGCTTGAATAATTGgtgcacatttttcttttgtgaaggCGGTGGTTCAGCGTGAAAGCAACACGCTGAAGGTTTCCCTTAAGGGAATCGAGTCAGTCACGCGGCTGGAAGGtgacacaattgtcaatgtgagtgctgtttttaaaattccaaAAAGCTTGCAATTGTCTGCACACGTGAACATGCTTGACATTGTTCTCATTTTCAGACGATGACACTTGGTGACATTGTGTACAAGAGGACAAGCAAACGCATTTAAATCTGCACCTGGcataataaaagtttaaaataaagacatttctggcttttttttttgtcaaaggccCCTCCCAGTATGACTTCAAATTTTGCATTAAGAGGTTTAAATTTGGGGTCCTACAGTTTGTATTTCTTTCTAAAGTGAACTCTCACCCACAACTTGCACTTCTAAAAACAAAGGCTAAACCCAATGCCCTTAAGTGGCTTTTTTGTCTTAAATTAGCGGTTGGCAAACTTGAAGTATCTCAAAttaccactgtaatgactagcAAGTGTTAAAGAACAAGTTTTATTCTGAAAGTTTAATATTGTAACATGCAGTTTGAATATTAGTACTGCATCTAAATAtgaaaaatgattcaaattgTACCTAAAGGTTTAAAGAGAGCAGCCTTGAGTTTAGCAAgctgagtttttttgggggggggcttaTTGCCACCCCCAGTTCCAAGTttactgtctttttttgttttaaatgcctGTTAGCTTTTTAATTTTGGGACATGCCACAGACGGGCTAAGGGAATTGTTGCAGCCTTTATGCTTTAAATGGCCATTTTGAGCAAATGGTGCATGTATGGAAACATTTACTGTACTACTAGCAGGCATATTCTGAACTATAGTTTAGAGTcccagtagttgtgaaacttgTCTGCTTGACTTGTGCTCCCTGGTGGTTGTCATGAAATCATGATTCAGTCAGGAAAAATaagattacaaaaatattttggctGTAAAACTCCCTTGTCTCGGTCGTCAAGGGATTATGCtaaggctggaatggattaatggcatttcaatggggaaagcttttaaatttgttttgagttaggggtgtggtcacagaacaaatgaaactcatgtcaaggtatcactgtactGCTGAACTATAATTGGGCAGTGAGTACCCCCTCCAAGTACAACTAGAGGTAGCTCTTGTACCACATAGAGTTGGTACCATTCTGCTCaacttgcattaaaaaaaaaaaaaaaaaaaaaaaaaagttttgggtCCTAGTTTAGCAAAGTTTAAAGCCCAGTTGATTTTGATAGTTTTCTAATAAAATGTAACCATTAAAACCATATTTTCCTTCATGACTCAACGTGCCAATCAAatctttgatttattttgagaaaacaaatttcaatcacTTAAGCGCAATAAGACTGATCAAAATGGATCATGTCAAAGTTTTCATTCCTAAACTGAATAAAgatttttgttcacttttttttttttttttttatcaaattgGGTTGCGAAATAAAATTGCAGCCTGGCGTACTAGTGGTtggcacctctgcctcacagtggcgatgttctgggtttgaatctcaactcAGGCTGTCCTATCCGTCGCAGTGCTTCGTTTGTCTCCGGGTATTCCAACTTCTTCCCACCTTCCAGAAACATGCCAAATGCTTGTCTGTCTCTGTGTCCTGTGACTGACTGAT contains:
- the LOC133475877 gene encoding isotocin-neurophysin IT 1-like; this encodes MNGAAVSVCLFFLLSCCSACYISNCPIGGKRSIMDAPLRKCMSCGPGDRGRCFGPNICCGDGFGCLLGSPETAHCLEESYLLTPCQAGGRPCGSEGGRCAASGLCCDAESCTADQSCPMDDEADDQVGQYDGGDPGDIIVRLLHLAAHASPHRLGQ
- the LOC133475215 gene encoding fatty acid-binding protein, liver-type-like encodes the protein MSFSGKYQLESQENFEPFMKAIGLPDELIQKGKDVKSVSEIEESSNDFKVTVTTGSKVLVNSFTIGQEAELETITGEKVKAVVQRESNTLKVSLKGIESVTRLEGDTIVNTMTLGDIVYKRTSKRI